One window of Dyadobacter sandarakinus genomic DNA carries:
- a CDS encoding DUF4905 domain-containing protein: protein MIPDPDPAGNRWAIELRHIGAKSVSFAILDLDQQRLLWEKHLEGADWWSSLTAFAYNRIYIHQYRVPEVPEPSDLLCISGIDASELWVLPRHILVSVHGAGLLEVAVKSGETFRKLACDPDTGATTPWEAGAQLEDAEVILKEPVRYKVRNAYFDRLAAFIEKVTGHKADAVDYLEKRPYIVFSYYIYEQEKSVQYLLIVNKKQELVLHERLSEERQGIGRSTMMLRGSTLVYLKNNNEFSSLTLPE, encoded by the coding sequence ATGATCCCTGACCCGGACCCTGCCGGCAACCGGTGGGCCATAGAGCTCAGGCATATCGGGGCAAAGTCGGTTTCATTTGCGATCCTCGATCTGGATCAGCAAAGGCTGCTTTGGGAAAAGCACCTGGAAGGAGCCGACTGGTGGAGCTCACTCACCGCATTCGCCTACAACCGGATTTACATTCACCAGTACCGCGTACCCGAAGTGCCGGAGCCTTCCGACCTCCTGTGTATTTCGGGCATTGATGCTTCCGAATTGTGGGTGTTGCCCAGACATATACTTGTAAGTGTGCATGGCGCGGGTCTGCTGGAAGTTGCTGTGAAATCAGGCGAAACTTTCCGTAAGCTGGCATGTGACCCGGATACCGGTGCAACTACTCCATGGGAAGCAGGCGCCCAGCTTGAAGATGCAGAGGTAATTTTAAAGGAACCGGTTCGTTACAAGGTGAGAAATGCCTATTTCGACAGGCTGGCTGCCTTTATCGAGAAGGTCACAGGGCACAAGGCCGATGCCGTCGATTATCTGGAGAAGCGACCCTATATTGTCTTTTCTTACTATATTTACGAGCAGGAAAAATCAGTTCAGTACTTGCTGATTGTAAATAAAAAGCAGGAACTGGTACTTCACGAAAGGCTTTCCGAGGAACGCCAGGGTATAGGACGTTCTACCATGATGCTGCGCGGCTCAACGCTGGTTTATCTTAAAAATAATAATGAGTTTTCGAGTTTAACTCTTCCCGAATAA